The Solanum lycopersicum chromosome 2, SLM_r2.1 DNA window aaaaaggttACTTATCAGTCTTATAGTTTTGTTAGCTTCACTTCTTAAGAgattatctttctttttctaatatCTATCTACCTTTTAATGACATCTATATCAGGTTGCCCTTCTTCATTAATGAGCTTCCCTCTTGCATGCCGTTGTACATGATGCAGAAATCCTGCTAGCAGATTCTCATATTTGGAGTACTCTAAACTTCTTTCTTGCATCCACGGGTCCAAAACCTGATGAATAAATTCAGAAATTAAGAACGATACACGAATCCAAGGCCTTCAACTAGGATACATTCATTAGTACATAATTTGTTAACAACATATGAACAGAGGTGGATCCAGCATGTGGTAAAAGAAATAAACTAACATCCATTGCTAAATTAACCCACTGACTCTAAATTCAGTTTCCATCTCAGCATACGGACATTCGAAATTTTGATTACCTGGTAAAGGAAGTATGACACCAAAAGAATGAGTGATACTATAAGTGTGATGAAAATAAGAATACGCCTTCCAACGAATGAGTTGAGAGCAGTGACTGGCTGAACTAGTACAAATGGGATCAAGGAAAGGAGCATAATTCCAGCAGTGTAACTAGTTTCCTTGTCAATCCTAACACCAGTATCTGTAACACATATACTATATAAATAGAACATATCAGCAACTTAAATTCAAGAATGTGAACGAAAGAATGAAATACCTTGTAAGCTCTTCAACCTTTTGAAAGGTGAAGATTCTTCAGATTGGGAATCTGGTTTATCTGTCATATTTTTGGTGCCACATATCAAACATATTCCCCACATCAAAGTAAGATTGAATACTGTGGCTCCAACAGTAGTGCTAATTCCAGAAGAGATTTGAAACTGAGCTTTCTCTTTACTAGCAGAAACTCCAGATGCTACAAAAGTAGAGTAACATTAATATCAGTCCATTTTGTTCATGTTGCTTAATTTCTATTTCCATTTTACCTTCACCGTGTCTACCATGTAAAAATAATTCTccaattgatgatttttcaattttagaatATGAATCTTGCTTTTTCTTAACCCTCTCATTTAGCAGTTGCTTACTCTCAGCAAACTGGCCTAATTACATGTCTTAGTTAGACCGGTACTAGTTGGGATATCGCATAAGAGGAATTTCATTATAGGAATTCTCTAAAAGATCTCCTGAATTGTCAATTCCTTTGCCTTGCTAACAACTCGTTTATGTTGATTCACTGAAATGTCTTTGACCACTTTCTGAAGGAGAGGGGACTAACGAACTCTACGTTGAACACCTGTGTGTGTCTTAATTAAGTAGCTGATTGGAACCATGCTTCTTCTGATGtaaaataagatattcaaataaataatattcgTATAGTGAATAACTATTCATCTAGTGTAATTTCATTCAAATAGGAGACAAGAAACTAATAAGTACCAAAGTTCATTGAGAAAACAAGCTAAGCTTTGTGATAAGCTTGATACTATTGGGAATGGCTCGGGTCAGAATCATGGTAGAACTCTTGTTATCAGTTATAGCTTTGGGCATCACAGTAAGTGCTTGATCTTAACGAGTTATATTCCAGGTTATTACTATCTTAAGCAGTTAAAATTAAAGTGAGACAGAAAAAATGATAGCTAGGCAATAGACTAATTACCAATGACCATGACAATCCTTGGCAAAGTCATTAAGATTTGAAAAACAGTGGCCCCAAAAATGCCAGTGCCAAGAATATTGAATAGAGTCTTGCTTCCTCTTGATATTAGGCTTTCCCCTGTATTCAACAAGTACTGGCACACTACTATCAAGAAAATGTATCCTGCAATGTTGTTTGCACACGGAAAAACACCGTAAACCTGCTCACATGTTTTGCCAGAAGAAGAAACCAAAGGTGGTCCATGTTCTTGATTGTTACTAACTTGATCAATCCCATATGAGATATTCAATAATTGGTTATTATCTAAAGAATTTAGCTTTAGAACCCTGCACTGGACCTTTCCAAGTAGAAGAATAAATGTGATAAAGCATAGTGAATTTGAAAGGCTTGGCATCACTACCAAAGTACAAGCTATAACTCTACTCTATGAGTTAGGATATTATAAAATGAATTCCAAATTTAGACAAAGGTACTTTTATAGATgacattttgcaaaaaaaaaaagaaagaagacaagTGGTACTTATAATAGTGAAAGTTCTGCATGAAAGATaagggtatttttttttttaatattgacaGTCTTGTTCCCACAATGATACTTTTTTAATAGTGGGAGTTTTGCTTGAAAACAGGTcatttttagttcttttagCATGTAATTTgtcttatatatttttcaagattaaaaatCCATGTGTTGAGGAAACTTATCAGAAAACATATATCTTAGGCTGATCTGATAATGTAataaagtttttctttataCTATTTAAACTCTTTACTACTCACACCAGAAAGCCAAACAGTCATCTATCATGCAGAAAATGGActtaatattgattaaaaaaaaagaaaatttatcttGTTTTTTATTGATCATGGAACTAGTTGTTCAATTGATCCTTATTTAACAAGATTGGCATTTTGGAACTGGCATCTATATACTTTAGTATCTTATTAttctaatatatttgataaagcGTGTGGCAATATCCAATAACATTGGTTTATGGAATCCTATTCCTCAACACTTGGCATCTTAACACCATAAAATGTAGTTGAAGAGACTTGAAATAATTTTCCATTATATTCAATATATGTTTTCCACGATTGTTAGATACCAGAATTTAActcttgttttaaaaaaaaattaaatagaaaaacacATGTGACATTTTACTGTCTCAATTCTCACCTATTACTCTAATTACGTAGTACATATGTAAGAATGACCTTAGGATGCCAATATCATCAGTATTTACGTCATCAGTACTACTGTactataataattcaaaatatgtaGGAATAAATACTACTCTGTTGAAGTCCAGATATGAAATTTTCTTCGAATTCTAGCTGGTGATGCACAACAAGTGATAAGATGACCAACGTACAACGGCTGTGGGTTATGGAACCTTTTTAACACTTTGATCTCAACAGCATAAGATAAAGTTGAAGtgacataataatattttattttgcatgtGAGATTAAAGATTTCTAATGTGTTATGATAAAGAGACTCGAATTTTGACTCCAAAAAGAACCATATCATCAACTACATGTTCGATTACCCTTTCCATCTGCATATCAAGATAGGGAGCAATAAACAAGTTCCATTGACATCCCTCCGTACATCAGTTAGGTCAAAGTTACTTttaattgtaattaaaaaaaaagaaaaattacttttaattataattataaaaaaaatgcataagttctcgcaacctatgctcgaaatcccaaagacacaattatactatattaagatgCTATTACCCCTTGacttattttagaaataattttctaccactTTTTGACTTGCGTGACACTATCAATCAGATAACTTAAAAGAATTGTCAACACGCGCTGAGCCCAGAAGATAGTGTCACatggtcgaaaaggggtaaaaaattatttataaaataagttcggaAAGTATAAATGTAGGTTGAAAGCGTACTTATACATTTcctctaaaaaaaatatctatataaaaaaaaattcggcTACCCTAAAAGAAATTTCTGACTATGTCACTGATTGGTACACTTACTACACCAGCAGGTCAGCTTGTAACCCCTCTTGGATTGTGTTTTATAACATGTAGACCTAGATCATGCTCAACACTGCCTCTACTCGAAGTGGCTCTCAATAGTTGAGCCTAGAATAAACAATTACAGCAGCATAAAAGATTGAAAATGTCAAAGATACAATAATTAAATTCACACACCAGTATAAAACTTTGGAAATGTGAAAGACAATGTACCGATCCAGTGACAGCTGAAGACTACTTCCTACAAAAATCTCTACtgcaaataaaatttacaaaataatttgtGCACAAAAACATGTCTTGCAGTGATATGAATCAGTTCCCGCCAGAATTTGAAGCAATACACGTCTCTCTACTTTTTCCAATTAACAGCAGCAATTAGTACATCAGAATGTCTTAACATTGCAATATTAGTTAGACAGTTGAGTAGTAAAGACAGAACGAACGTGtaaggtttacttgctgagcaGGCAGCCACCTGCATCTTCTGTCAAGTTCTTCCTCCCTTCAACGGCATCCCTCAAGGGACAACTACATTAATCAGAAATGAGATTGGCAGCTGAGATGAGATCTGGTGCATTTACATCATGATCTCTCCGCAAGGATATTTCTTGTACCTGATCCTGACATCAAGAACTTTCACAAAATCCCGTCTGCTTAATTAGCCTGCTGTACTTTGGGAAACATTTATAGAAATTACAGCTAGTTCATCATGGAGAGCATCAAGAGCTACTGATCATCATTCACATTCCATCCATTAAGAGTTCAAAACAGAGTTTCCAAATCACAAAGCTTGAATATGGCCCCCGTAGCCGTAGTCCTTCAGGAGACCTTCATCTTGCCTCCAATTCTCTTTCACCTTCACCTCAACCtgtttcaacaaaaaattaacatGAGAATCACTTTTTCCAGCTAAGTATCTCAAAAGTTATACCTAGGCAAAATTGTGTCAGCTGGAAGTAGGAAGAAGCAGCTGCAGCACATTAATTTTAAGTATCACAACATAAGAACGCAGCGCGTTAGTTCGAAGTACTGATGTAAGAGTACACAAATACCCTATGGAATTCATTGTGAAGACAGATTATCATGAGAATTACCTCCAGAAAAACTTTCTTTTGTAGGAAATCTTCTATGTCAAGCCTTGCAGCTGTGGCAAGAAGCTTTAAAGCCTTCCCTTCCTGAAAACAAATCAAGAGACATGTAATACAAGATACTGGCGTGAGCCCCCTTTAAATGCCCTTTAATACCCGATATAGGACACTGTATATCTAAACACTCTCTCACATGTGCAACCATTTTCTGGAGTTAATACGTGGACTTTAATCTGGAATTACAAGTCTGGGAAAGGGGTTTCCAAAACTTGATTAGCTCGATCACATATGTGAAAGCACCTAGGCAGGATGGAAGGCCAAGGAGAGGGTGAAGGTGGGACACTGCTTATTTACAGTACACATAAGTTACAGAGTTGGAACGTCTACTGCGCTTATAAAAAGAAGGATGAATCTAatataacataaagaaaaaggatggtcTTTCTTTGTTATAAAGCATATCTAAAAATAACAAACACAGATGACATACAGAAACAAACTGATGGTTGTTACCTTTCCAATAAGGATGATCTTTTGAGTGTTTCTCTCCACTATAACTTCGACTTGAATGAAGTCTTTCGCATTCGGTCTAGTCTTGTAACTAACTACATTAACCTGCAGAGTATGTGGCAGATTTAGAGGAAAACTGAAAAATGATGAAGTAAACTCCTAAAGGAAAACTAAAAAAGCAAATATTATTCCGCAATCAACTTGAAGTTCTCAAACACATTTTTACCTGGCATGCATAAGGAACTTCATTTCGGTATTGCAGAAATATCTTCTCTCTGACAATTTCAGCCACAAAAAATCTTTCAGGATGCTCACTAGCAATGTCCTGAAAGCAAAGATGAGATGGGCTTGTTAATTAACCTTGGCAATTACTAAACATCATTATAGCCTATAGGAGGATAAAGATTATATTGCTACAAGACTTTAACGCATTAAGCAAACTCATTTGACATAATGTTGTATATGCAAGATAACAGCAGCAAGAAAATCTATGCAGACTGCAGTTACTTGTGAAGCATATGAGGAAAATAGAGTCTTACTCCCAGGTTTAGGAGTAAGACCTTAATCTACCCTACCCTGGGAATAAAGAAAATCTCTTCCATATCTCTAAGCAAAACATGGAAAAAGAGGATCATTTATggaaaatcaaatcaaagatAATGTCCACTAATATATGTGAAGATAAATAGCAGCTATAGACTGGAAACTGCTGGCTTAATATACTTTTATCCTCATACTTCCTCAGTGTCCATGCTACACTATTCTGACATCCCTGATACCAAAGGAACGATTCATCTAGAAGGTATATAATAGTATATAGCAatcatttctttcttcttctctttctttatgTAGACCTTAGAATAATCAACTTTTCTCCTACTTTATTGCAACTCCTGCAGGTTGCATTATCTTAATAGGGCACAAACTAAATAAGGTATTTCTTTCTCCCTCTGCTACCCAACTCCAAGCCCCCTCGCTCAATACAGATGGGTGGATTCCATACTACCCTCTACCTATTCAAAGACATGATTGACCTTGAGCTTGATGTGTTATAGACAACAGACTTGAAATTGCACattgatcaaattaatttaaggtGTAATTTATGTATGCATCAATGctgattttgaatatttatagagttaaaaatacaaacataatGGAAGTGTATCAGTTGTATATCACTTCCAGATGGCATACATATCATagttttcaatttaaaaaacaagttcaaaagaaatatataaaaacacGAGATGGAATCAAAGTTACATATAGAAATTTTTGGCAGTATTGGCAACATAGTTGCATGGAGAGCGAGGGATGCAATCTAACAACATTTTTGAAAGCAATTATCTAGTGCAACATAGATGCCATTTGTCTAATGCCCAAAATTGAGTCGTTGACACCAACAGCTCTCGACAAGGTTAAATGCCACCAAAATCATACAGATCAAAGTTGAAGATGACTACAATGAATTTTTCCTCATTTTCAAGAAAGAAGACAGTGAATAGAGGTAATGGAATATCGAGACAGAGTATATATCTACACCTTGGGATAATAAGCAGGCCCAAGAGGAAGTTTAGATAATATCCAGTCTTTGACATCTTCTACTCCATGACCATACTTCGCACTTACAGGTATGACCTCATCAACGTCCGTAAATTTCTCGTACCACTGAATGGGAGAAAACGTAGCATCAGAACATCTAAACTATTTGACTAATTaagttcatcaataaaataTCCAATCTAAATAAGTTCAACAGCTATTCTTATATGtctcaaattcataattttgtcATCAGGCTAAATCTGTGTTTTATGTGACCATTATAGGCTATAAGAATAGATCTACCTCTAGCACTTTAACATCAATATATTACTACGGTTAAAATGGTACTCCAAAAcgcaaaattttctttcttttcttttggatAAGGTAATCAATTAGCAAATTATTTCAATTCCAATGATAATAGCCATTGCCAAGTAGTTGATAGATTCTACAGAGAAATTAAATTAGTTGACTCAAATCGCTTATACTTTGTCTGACTAGAATAAGTGGAGGCTCTTTGTAGGACTTGCACAATAAATGATCTCACAATCAGCAGTACCTTACCTCAAGTCTCTTTGCAATTTCACCAGGCTTGATTAGGTCCTTCTTATTCAAGACTAACAATGTTGGTACTTTATACTTTAGGTCTCCAACACCCTCTTCCAACACTTCATCTATCTGAAAGAAGcaattagaaaaagttaaagGATAAAAACATTTCCCAATGGCTCTTTATAATAAAGAACCATACCTTTGCAGGAACCTTACATGCGTCCACAACAACAAGCACGCAGTCTGCATTAACAGCTGCACTTCGGACATTCTTCATCATCATTGTATCTAGCTTATGCATTTTCTTCTCTATGACACCGGGAGTGTCATAAAGTATCATCTGCAAGGGAACGCCCAGGCATCACTCATGAGTCTGAGACAGGTGATAACATATGTGCAAAAAAGATTGAAGTCTAGGGAGCAGATATGGGATAGCAAATTGCAATAACTAGAAAAGGATTGCATATTAATAACATATGATAAACTGCAGACTGTGTGAAATAGTGAAGTATGCTAAAGTAATaagaattaattgattaatacaATAACAGATAACAGCTGCACAGGCAAGGTGAGGAAAACCAGAAGGTCAAAAATAA harbors:
- the LOC101245909 gene encoding GTPase ERA-like, chloroplastic, whose protein sequence is MRALCLNVSLFTATLPKNNTPLIHSYCNCFSTSFPGDNGRFGQRVTTTRRRNSKSEIFLGDEEEVQAGENEKFSSIAEETSRAMRLRRSKGVVDTEEEEEEDDSSMLLSLSVKPDRNMALLDDYEMEELDFVPENPNHRSGYVAVLGKPNVGKSTLSNQMVGQKLSIVTDKPQTTRHRVLGICSGPDHQMILYDTPGVIEKKMHKLDTMMMKNVRSAAVNADCVLVVVDACKVPAKIDEVLEEGVGDLKYKVPTLLVLNKKDLIKPGEIAKRLEWYEKFTDVDEVIPVSAKYGHGVEDVKDWILSKLPLGPAYYPKDIASEHPERFFVAEIVREKIFLQYRNEVPYACQVNVVSYKTRPNAKDFIQVEVIVERNTQKIILIGKEGKALKLLATAARLDIEDFLQKKVFLEVEVKVKENWRQDEGLLKDYGYGGHIQAL